A region of Procambarus clarkii isolate CNS0578487 chromosome 48, FALCON_Pclarkii_2.0, whole genome shotgun sequence DNA encodes the following proteins:
- the LOC138351183 gene encoding uncharacterized protein produces the protein MASYVDVASYVDMASYVDVALYVDVASYVDMASYVDVASYVDMALYVDVASYVDMALYVDVASYVDVASYVDVASYVDVALYVDMVLYVDVASYVDVASYVDVASYVDVALYVDVASYVDVASYVDMALYVDVASYVDVASYVDMALYVDVASYVDVASYVDVALYVDVALYVDMASYVDMALYVDVASYVDMALYVDVASYVDVASYVDVASYVDVALYVDMVLYVDVASYVDMALYVDVALYVDMVLYVDVASYVDVASYVDMALYVDVASYVDVASYVDMALYVDVASYVDVASYVDVALYVDVALYVDMASYVDMALYVDVASYVDVASYVDVASYVDMVLYVDVALYVDMASYVDMALYVDVASYVDVATYVDVASYVDVALYVDMVLYVDVASYVAVALYVDMVLYVDVASYVDLASYVDMVLYVDVASYVDVASYVDMALYVDVASYVDVASYVDMALYVDVASYVDVASYVDMALYVDVA, from the coding sequence ATGGCCTCGTATGTTGACGTGGCCTCATATGTTGACATGGCCTCGTATGTTGACGTGGCCTTGTATGTTGACGTGGCCTCGTATGTTGACATGGCCTCGTATGTTGACGTGGCCTCGTATGTTGACATGGCCTTGTATGTTGACGTGGCCTCATATGTTGACATGGCCTTGTATGTTGACGTGGCCTCGTATGTTGACGTGGCCTCGTATGTTGATGTTGCCTCGTATGTTGACGTGGCCTTGTATGTTGACATGGTCTTGTATGTTGACGTGGCCTCGTATGTTGACGTGGCCTCGTATGTTGACGTTGCCTCGTATGTTGACGTGGCCTTGTATGTTGACGTGGCCTCGTATGTTGACGTGGCCTCGTATGTTGACATGGCCTTGTATGTTGACGTGGCCTCGTATGTTGACGTGGCCTCATATGTTGACATGGCCTTGTATGTTGACGTGGCCTCGTATGTTGACGTGGCCTCGTATGTTGACGTGGCCTTGTATGTTGACGTGGCCTTGTATGTTGACATGGCCTCATATGTTGACATGGCCTTGTATGTTGACGTGGCCTCATATGTTGACATGGCCTTGTATGTTGACGTGGCCTCGTATGTTGACGTGGCCTCGTATGTTGATGTTGCCTCGTATGTTGACGTGGCCTTGTATGTTGACATGGTCTTGTATGTTGACGTGGCCTCGTATGTTGACATGGCCTTGTATGTTGACGTGGCCTTGTATGTTGACATGGTCTTGTATGTTGACGTGGCCTCGTATGTTGACGTGGCCTCGTATGTTGACATGGCCTTGTATGTTGACGTGGCCTCGTATGTTGACGTGGCCTCATATGTTGACATGGCCTTGTATGTTGACGTGGCCTCGTATGTTGACGTGGCCTCGTATGTTGACGTGGCCTTGTATGTTGACGTGGCCTTGTATGTTGACATGGCCTCATATGTTGACATGGCCTTGTATGTTGACGTGGCCTCGTATGTTGACGTGGCCTCGTATGTTGATGTGGCCTCGTATGTTGACATGGTCTTGTATGTTGACGTGGCCTTGTATGTTGACATGGCCTCATATGTTGACATGGCCTTGTATGTTGACGTGGCCTCGTATGTTGACGTGGCCACGTATGTTGACGTGGCCTCGTATGTTGACGTGGCCTTGTATGTTGACATGGTCTTGTATGTTGACGTGGCCTCGTATGTTGCCGTGGCCTTGTATGTTGACATGGTCTTGTATGTTGACGTGGCCTCGTATGTTGACTTGGCCTCGTATGTTGACATGGTCTTGTATGTTGACGTGGCCTCGTATGTTGACGTGGCCTCGTATGTTGACATGGCCTTGTATGTTGACGTGGCCTCGTATGTTGACGTGGCCTCGTATGTTGACATGGCCTTGTATGTTGACGTGGCCTCGTATGTTGACGTGGCCTCATATGTTGACATGGCCTTGTATGTTGACGTGGCCTAG